Proteins found in one Deinococcus sp. Leaf326 genomic segment:
- a CDS encoding 2'-5' RNA ligase family protein, translating to MTPPGLILSDPHQPLYSVVAWPPPQLDTWLRRKQELLNVRGFGAPHLNLRAPFQTPLRGEALIGACRAAVAQQGAFEVRLRGWRRVPGVFFLECEADETIRDLHRRLLEVGPSGRSPHDGESYRPHLTLALGVLPWAEEELWAAVQALTPPLERFTVQALTLTREERGEVQEMHTFPLDGDAESRDA from the coding sequence ATGACTCCGCCCGGCCTGATCCTCTCCGACCCGCACCAGCCGCTCTACAGCGTGGTGGCGTGGCCCCCGCCGCAGCTCGACACCTGGCTGCGCCGCAAACAGGAGCTCCTGAACGTGCGCGGGTTCGGCGCCCCGCACCTGAATCTGCGCGCTCCCTTTCAGACCCCGCTGCGCGGCGAAGCGCTCATCGGGGCCTGCCGCGCCGCAGTCGCCCAGCAGGGCGCTTTCGAGGTCCGGCTGCGCGGCTGGCGCCGGGTGCCGGGCGTCTTTTTCCTGGAATGTGAGGCGGACGAGACCATCCGCGACCTGCACCGGCGCCTACTGGAAGTCGGGCCGTCGGGCCGCAGCCCCCATGACGGCGAGAGCTACCGCCCGCACCTGACCCTGGCCCTGGGCGTGCTGCCCTGGGCTGAAGAAGAGCTGTGGGCGGCGGTCCAGGCCCTCACGCCGCCGCTGGAGCGCTTCACCGTGCAGGCGCTGACCCTGACGCGCGAGGAGCGCGGTGAGGTCCAGGAGATGCATACCTTCCCGCTGGACGGCGACGCAGAAAGCCGGGACGCCTAA
- a CDS encoding phospho-N-acetylmuramoyl-pentapeptide-transferase: MSVPWTLVTALLSWFLVGLFIRASKARGWGQPVRKDGPQTHLQKEGTPTAGGVPFVLALAAVFFPLYLSGRGGDPRELVIMLAALGMGVIGGIDDFLKVRSRMVGGKKELLAREKFPLQLLVGLVFGFAAAPLASHELLPGLGGPTVLGAPLWDALLLTFVMIGSVNAFNFTDGLDGLLAGVGIIVLLPLVALSPSAALLVAALLGYLWFNASPARVFMGDMGSHAIGAVAAGAYVLYADVWLLPVAALIPVVAVISVVIQVAYFKRTGKRFFRMAPIHHHFELLGWPETHVTVRFWVITAVMTGLAWWLLGGRP, from the coding sequence ATGAGTGTGCCCTGGACCCTGGTCACGGCCCTGCTGTCGTGGTTCCTGGTCGGTCTGTTCATCCGCGCGAGCAAGGCGCGTGGCTGGGGCCAGCCGGTGCGCAAGGACGGCCCCCAGACCCACCTACAAAAGGAAGGTACGCCGACCGCCGGGGGCGTGCCCTTCGTGCTGGCGCTGGCCGCGGTGTTCTTTCCGCTGTACCTCAGCGGACGAGGTGGCGACCCACGCGAACTGGTCATCATGCTCGCGGCCCTGGGCATGGGGGTCATCGGGGGCATCGACGATTTCCTGAAGGTGCGCTCGCGTATGGTCGGCGGCAAGAAGGAACTTCTGGCGCGCGAGAAGTTTCCGCTGCAACTGCTCGTCGGGCTGGTCTTCGGGTTCGCCGCCGCGCCGCTCGCCAGCCATGAGCTCCTGCCGGGGCTGGGGGGGCCGACGGTGCTGGGCGCGCCGCTATGGGACGCGCTGCTGCTTACCTTCGTGATGATCGGCTCGGTCAACGCCTTCAACTTCACCGATGGCCTCGACGGGTTGCTGGCGGGCGTGGGCATCATCGTGCTGCTGCCGCTGGTGGCCCTCTCGCCCTCGGCGGCGCTGCTCGTGGCCGCGCTGCTGGGCTACTTGTGGTTCAACGCCTCGCCCGCACGGGTGTTCATGGGCGACATGGGCAGCCACGCCATCGGAGCGGTCGCTGCGGGGGCCTACGTGTTGTACGCCGACGTGTGGCTGTTGCCGGTCGCGGCCCTCATTCCGGTGGTGGCGGTCATCAGCGTGGTGATCCAGGTGGCGTATTTCAAGCGCACCGGCAAACGCTTTTTCCGCATGGCGCCCATCCACCACCATTTCGAGCTGCTGGGCTGGCCTGAGACGCACGTCACAGTACGCTTCTGGGTCATCACCGCCGTCATGACCGGCTTGGCCTGGTGGCTGCTGGGCGGCCGGCCCTAG
- a CDS encoding ABC transporter substrate-binding protein has translation MIPCRPLALLALSLLTLGTAQARPYDQIREIGVLRIGMPGDVAPFNLSAGKSMVGFEADLAQEVARGMNLRVIFEQVPADDLLTALDQDKIDLAMNNLVITSTRENRFDFSVPYNCSGVSIASLSTYDKNADLTGKTIAVPRNSIFETYVGKLPFDKTVKVFDTNVEVIRSVLTRQTDATYAFTAMGPTFQRLYPKLPIHFSPALWSSPNGIAIKGGNETLRQAVNVSLGRYLKTPAYKALLTKYFAQDTSCKS, from the coding sequence ATGATCCCCTGCCGTCCCCTGGCCCTGCTGGCCCTTTCCCTGCTTACTCTGGGCACCGCCCAGGCCCGTCCCTACGACCAGATCCGCGAGATCGGCGTGCTGCGCATCGGGATGCCCGGCGACGTGGCTCCGTTCAACCTCAGCGCCGGCAAGAGCATGGTCGGGTTCGAGGCCGACCTCGCCCAGGAAGTAGCGCGCGGCATGAACCTGCGCGTCATCTTCGAGCAGGTACCCGCCGATGACCTGCTCACGGCGCTCGATCAGGACAAGATCGACCTCGCCATGAACAACCTGGTCATCACCAGCACCCGCGAAAACCGCTTCGACTTCTCGGTGCCGTACAACTGCAGCGGCGTGTCCATCGCCTCGCTCTCGACCTACGACAAGAACGCGGACCTGACGGGCAAGACCATCGCCGTGCCCCGCAACTCGATTTTCGAGACCTACGTGGGCAAACTGCCCTTCGACAAGACGGTCAAGGTCTTCGACACCAACGTCGAGGTCATCCGTTCGGTCCTCACGCGGCAGACCGACGCCACCTACGCCTTCACCGCCATGGGGCCGACCTTCCAGCGGCTGTACCCCAAACTTCCCATCCACTTCAGCCCCGCGCTGTGGTCCTCGCCCAACGGCATTGCCATCAAGGGAGGCAACGAGACGCTGCGGCAGGCCGTCAACGTCTCGCTGGGCCGCTACCTCAAAACCCCGGCCTACAAGGCCCTGCTGACCAAATACTTCGCTCAGGACACGAGCTGCAAGAGCTGA
- a CDS encoding class I SAM-dependent rRNA methyltransferase, translating into MPLPDLSVAGLGRLLARRAGLPQGGTTVYRGLHTTETDGLFSLDLAGDVGVLSLYAELGAAQEARLAADCAAAAAGAELELAGLYLKRRPPEARHLANVAREWLSPPDPVWGEARDEVTALELGVPFVIRPGADLSLGLFTDARPMRAWVQAHAPARVLNTFAYTCGFGLSAALGGAQTVKNVDLSRKVLAWGQENYALSGLPAPDTDFLYGDVFEWLTRLRRRGDVFDLVVLDPPSFARGKTGVWRSERDYAALIAQAADVTAPGGRILALLNHAGVPATSFERQVEAGLLQAGRRGRVQTRLAPGEDYPQAAHLKAYVWALD; encoded by the coding sequence CTGCCTCTGCCCGACCTGTCGGTAGCCGGTCTGGGCCGCCTTCTCGCGCGCCGCGCTGGGCTGCCACAGGGGGGCACGACGGTCTACCGGGGCCTACACACCACCGAGACGGACGGCCTCTTCAGTCTGGACCTCGCGGGTGACGTGGGCGTGCTGAGCCTGTACGCCGAACTCGGCGCGGCGCAGGAGGCGCGGCTGGCAGCCGACTGCGCGGCGGCCGCAGCTGGAGCGGAGCTGGAGCTGGCCGGCCTGTACCTCAAGCGGCGCCCACCCGAGGCCCGGCATCTGGCGAATGTGGCGCGCGAGTGGCTTTCGCCGCCTGACCCGGTGTGGGGCGAGGCACGGGACGAGGTCACAGCGCTGGAACTCGGCGTGCCCTTCGTGATCCGCCCCGGCGCGGACCTCAGCCTGGGCCTGTTCACTGACGCCCGGCCCATGCGCGCCTGGGTGCAGGCCCACGCGCCGGCACGGGTGCTCAATACCTTTGCCTATACTTGCGGCTTCGGACTGAGCGCGGCGCTGGGCGGCGCACAGACCGTCAAGAACGTGGACCTCTCGCGTAAGGTGCTCGCCTGGGGCCAGGAGAACTACGCCCTGAGCGGCCTGCCCGCACCCGACACCGACTTTCTGTACGGCGACGTCTTCGAGTGGCTTACCCGCCTGCGGCGCCGCGGCGACGTGTTCGACCTCGTGGTGCTCGACCCCCCCAGCTTCGCGCGTGGCAAGACCGGAGTCTGGCGCTCGGAGCGCGACTACGCTGCCCTGATCGCTCAGGCCGCCGACGTGACCGCGCCGGGCGGCCGGATTCTCGCGCTGCTCAACCACGCAGGCGTCCCGGCGACCAGTTTCGAGCGGCAGGTCGAAGCCGGGCTGCTCCAGGCCGGTCGCCGGGGCCGGGTCCAGACCCGCCTCGCGCCCGGCGAGGACTACCCGCAGGCCGCGCACCTCAAGGCGTACGTCTGGGCACTGGACTGA
- a CDS encoding metalloregulator ArsR/SmtB family transcription factor: MTAILAATPPVPGGLTERTKHRLLDFVKRDGPLTAQDLAARLEVSVPAIRRHLTDLQEQGLVEARTERPSGRGRPQHVYALTERGEGAFPKTYSGLCVDVLRQVAALFGEDAVTQVLAARTAEQAEVLGAELPDSLPLHLRAEILARHLSAQGYDAVVDRVIEDGQETLYLVERNCPHLSVARQFPGLCAAELTLYEELLGTAVTRETRISCGQGCCRYRVG; encoded by the coding sequence ATGACGGCCATCCTCGCGGCCACCCCCCCTGTCCCCGGCGGCCTGACCGAGCGCACCAAGCACCGCCTGCTTGATTTCGTCAAACGCGACGGCCCCCTGACCGCGCAGGACCTCGCCGCGCGGCTGGAGGTCAGTGTGCCGGCCATCCGGCGACACCTCACCGACCTTCAGGAGCAGGGACTGGTCGAGGCGCGGACCGAGCGTCCCAGTGGACGCGGACGGCCCCAGCACGTCTACGCTCTGACCGAGCGCGGCGAGGGCGCCTTTCCCAAGACCTACTCGGGCCTGTGCGTGGACGTGCTGCGTCAGGTCGCGGCCCTGTTCGGCGAGGACGCAGTGACGCAGGTGCTCGCGGCGCGCACTGCCGAGCAGGCCGAGGTGCTGGGGGCCGAACTGCCCGACTCGCTGCCCCTGCACCTGCGCGCCGAGATTCTGGCGCGGCACCTGAGCGCGCAGGGCTACGACGCGGTGGTGGACCGGGTGATCGAGGACGGTCAGGAAACGCTGTACCTCGTCGAGCGCAACTGCCCCCACCTCTCCGTCGCGCGGCAGTTTCCAGGCCTGTGCGCCGCCGAACTGACGCTATACGAGGAACTGCTGGGCACCGCCGTCACGCGCGAGACGCGTATTTCCTGCGGTCAGGGCTGCTGCCGCTACCGCGTCGGCTGA
- a CDS encoding AsnC family protein, giving the protein MSLPGDVPRWPAALRDETPLPYVVWRVMDQVDGARSVADIGRELGLSAQAVSQALIQASDWTQRAAQRTQALTPALQDSVEQCLLSVVGPIGEVIVEDALQDAGSSPSLEGLLSAIAEQLSETQLHAFVRQLRARNLT; this is encoded by the coding sequence GTGAGCCTGCCCGGCGACGTGCCGCGCTGGCCGGCGGCGCTGCGGGACGAGACCCCGCTGCCCTACGTGGTCTGGCGGGTCATGGATCAGGTCGACGGCGCGCGCAGTGTGGCCGACATCGGGCGCGAGCTGGGCCTGAGCGCGCAGGCGGTCTCACAGGCCCTGATCCAGGCCAGCGACTGGACCCAGCGCGCCGCGCAGCGCACCCAGGCCCTCACCCCGGCGCTGCAGGACAGTGTCGAGCAGTGCCTGCTGAGCGTCGTGGGACCCATCGGCGAGGTCATCGTGGAAGACGCCCTGCAGGACGCGGGCAGCTCGCCCAGCCTGGAGGGCCTGCTCTCCGCCATCGCCGAACAGCTCAGCGAAACGCAGCTTCACGCCTTCGTACGGCAGCTCCGCGCCCGTAACCTGACCTGA
- a CDS encoding HAMP domain-containing protein has translation MKYTVVIRQPVPESIRPELEQQLTERFGLSADQSARLAARRAGRLMKPTTRERAELLLELLTVVGAPANLEEVPEDAPAPRPAEDDAVLAPTLASSSLAGAGFAGLSRPDGLGTAPASPFAAPLTGGADPFAPAGTVADPFAAAPVSPSASTEAGLPDWARSPRSGGAGLASTAATLPGAPIGTAPSGTGLLATATLPPLATAADPFASPAAGAQDTPAADDWADFAGSLGGAEGGVAESRREATPKGPEFMTAVTETVVGESKQAGPRRSLTQQITLGTLLPLVLSSLLTLALLALFLPGLQRQLVQDNAGVLAASLGTNLSTGSQSLAFSQIDDIVKNSQVGFVRVELPGGNSYLRSRTPGQNDRLNTQLGQWVGSHPTGGTLRLGNTSYVVSRVTVIGDDIGRPSVVPAGRATEANLIRRVTVGLPSTQADRNLLRTTLLVLLSTLAGLALAAWLAIRSARRIVQPITELVKVADAISLGDLTRPVRAGNNDEIGDLAQALERMRLSLEAAMDRLRRRRRG, from the coding sequence ATGAAGTACACCGTCGTCATCCGCCAGCCTGTCCCCGAATCCATCCGGCCCGAGCTGGAGCAGCAGCTGACCGAGCGCTTCGGCCTGAGCGCCGATCAGTCGGCCCGGCTGGCCGCGCGCCGCGCCGGGCGCCTGATGAAGCCGACCACGCGCGAGCGGGCCGAGCTGCTGCTGGAACTGCTGACCGTGGTGGGCGCGCCCGCCAACCTGGAGGAGGTACCGGAAGACGCGCCCGCCCCACGCCCGGCCGAGGACGACGCCGTACTCGCCCCCACACTGGCCAGTTCCAGCCTGGCCGGCGCAGGGTTTGCCGGCCTCAGCCGTCCGGACGGCCTGGGCACGGCTCCGGCCTCCCCGTTCGCGGCGCCGCTGACCGGCGGGGCCGATCCCTTCGCCCCGGCCGGGACGGTCGCCGACCCGTTCGCGGCGGCCCCAGTTTCCCCCAGCGCGAGCACGGAAGCGGGTCTGCCCGACTGGGCCCGGAGCCCCCGCAGTGGGGGCGCGGGACTGGCCAGCACGGCGGCCACCCTCCCAGGCGCGCCCATCGGCACGGCCCCCAGCGGCACCGGGCTGCTGGCCACGGCGACCCTGCCTCCGCTGGCGACCGCTGCCGATCCCTTCGCCAGCCCGGCCGCCGGGGCTCAGGACACGCCGGCCGCCGACGACTGGGCCGACTTCGCCGGCTCGCTGGGCGGGGCCGAGGGCGGCGTTGCGGAGTCCCGGCGCGAGGCCACCCCCAAGGGACCGGAATTCATGACGGCCGTGACCGAGACGGTCGTCGGCGAGAGCAAGCAGGCCGGGCCGCGCCGCAGCCTGACCCAGCAGATCACGCTCGGCACGCTGCTGCCGCTCGTGCTGTCCAGCCTGCTGACGCTGGCCCTGCTCGCGCTCTTCCTGCCGGGACTGCAGCGCCAGCTCGTGCAGGACAACGCAGGCGTGCTGGCGGCCTCTCTGGGCACCAACCTGAGCACCGGCAGCCAGAGTCTGGCCTTCAGTCAGATCGACGACATCGTCAAGAACTCACAGGTAGGTTTCGTGCGGGTCGAACTGCCCGGAGGCAACAGCTACCTGCGCTCGCGCACGCCGGGGCAGAACGACCGCCTGAACACCCAGCTGGGCCAGTGGGTCGGCAGTCATCCCACCGGGGGGACCCTGCGGCTGGGCAACACGTCCTACGTGGTGAGCCGCGTGACGGTCATCGGTGACGACATCGGCCGCCCGAGCGTCGTCCCGGCCGGCCGCGCCACCGAGGCCAACCTGATCCGGCGCGTGACGGTGGGTCTGCCCAGCACGCAGGCCGACCGCAACCTCCTGCGCACCACCCTGCTCGTGCTGCTCTCGACCCTGGCGGGTCTGGCGCTGGCCGCCTGGCTAGCCATCCGCTCGGCGCGGCGCATCGTGCAGCCCATCACGGAACTCGTGAAGGTCGCTGACGCCATCAGCCTCGGGGACCTGACCCGGCCGGTGCGCGCAGGCAACAACGACGAGATCGGCGACCTCGCCCAGGCCCTGGAGCGCATGCGCCTGAGCCTCGAAGCGGCCATGGACCGTCTGCGCC
- the ffh gene encoding signal recognition particle protein: protein MFESLGNKLQDILDRVGRESKLTEPQVKTAMREIRMALLEADVNFGVAKDFVARVSEKAVGQEVMGSLNAGQTVVKLVHDELVETLGGQAAQPTLTNEGNVWFMVGLQGAGKTTSTGKLAAFYKAKGRRVLLVAADTQRPAARDQLEVLARQVGVPVLKVADGETPQDTRRRLDEHLKTDFRDLVIVDTAGRLQIDEALMDQLADLQTELKPTETLLVVDAMTGQEALNVAQTFDARVKLSGLVITKMDGDARGGASLSARSVTGKPIYFAGTSEKLTGLEPFYPDRVAGRILGMGDVMGLIERAQQADLKAMDVKKPGDFDLEDLLTQLRQIRKMGPLGDLMKLIPGMSRALPEGFTVDEKQIQRIDAMISSMTAKERHNPKIIDGRRRKRIASGSGVTVQDINKLLKMHEQMKEMMKMLQKFSGPGAGRGMKLPRQPNLPPSRGR, encoded by the coding sequence ATGTTCGAGTCGCTGGGCAACAAATTACAGGACATCCTGGACCGGGTGGGCCGGGAGTCCAAACTCACCGAGCCACAGGTCAAAACAGCCATGCGCGAGATACGCATGGCGCTGCTTGAGGCTGACGTGAACTTCGGAGTCGCCAAGGACTTCGTCGCCCGCGTCTCAGAGAAGGCGGTCGGACAGGAAGTCATGGGGTCGCTGAACGCCGGCCAGACGGTTGTCAAGCTCGTCCATGACGAGCTCGTCGAGACGCTGGGCGGTCAGGCGGCGCAGCCCACGCTGACCAACGAAGGCAACGTCTGGTTCATGGTCGGCCTCCAGGGGGCGGGCAAGACCACGAGCACCGGCAAGCTGGCGGCCTTCTACAAGGCTAAGGGCCGGCGCGTGCTGCTGGTGGCGGCCGACACCCAGCGCCCCGCCGCGCGCGACCAGCTCGAAGTGCTGGCCCGGCAGGTGGGCGTGCCGGTCCTGAAGGTGGCCGACGGCGAAACGCCTCAGGACACCCGGCGCCGCCTCGACGAACACCTCAAGACCGATTTCCGCGACCTCGTGATTGTGGACACGGCCGGCCGTCTCCAGATCGACGAAGCGCTCATGGATCAGCTCGCCGACCTCCAGACCGAGCTGAAGCCCACCGAGACCCTGCTCGTCGTGGACGCCATGACCGGTCAGGAAGCCCTGAACGTCGCGCAGACCTTCGACGCACGCGTCAAGCTCTCGGGCCTGGTCATCACCAAGATGGACGGCGACGCGCGCGGCGGGGCGTCGCTCTCGGCCCGCAGCGTGACCGGCAAACCCATCTACTTCGCCGGGACCAGCGAGAAGCTCACGGGCCTGGAGCCGTTCTATCCCGACCGGGTGGCTGGGCGCATCCTGGGCATGGGCGACGTGATGGGGCTCATCGAGCGCGCGCAGCAGGCCGACCTCAAGGCGATGGACGTCAAGAAGCCCGGCGACTTCGACCTCGAGGACCTGCTCACGCAGCTGCGCCAGATCCGCAAGATGGGGCCCCTCGGGGACCTGATGAAGCTCATCCCCGGCATGAGCCGCGCGTTGCCCGAGGGCTTCACGGTGGACGAGAAGCAGATCCAGCGCATCGACGCCATGATCAGCTCGATGACGGCCAAGGAGCGCCACAACCCCAAGATCATCGACGGACGCCGCCGCAAGCGCATCGCGTCGGGCAGCGGCGTCACCGTGCAGGACATCAACAAACTCCTGAAGATGCACGAGCAGATGAAGGAAATGATGAAGATGCTCCAGAAGTTCAGCGGTCCGGGCGCCGGCCGGGGCATGAAGCTGCCGCGCCAGCCGAACCTCCCTCCCTCGCGCGGACGCTGA
- a CDS encoding monothiol bacilliredoxin BrxC family protein — MTQTAPQDPQVLVPLTTPEEVDQFLQDYPLAAVFKAGTCHKTMQGFGVLETFLQNHELPVGFIRVVDWRPASNHVAQRTGITHQSPQFILFREGEPQFEVNNWDITPETLSPVFESHVPARSGEGMVATEDNAEPYRRLMHAFLDGQLSEWAFQDQYVTMFRDDASLRSQREFELLSRLFGDPDAYHGGLHQLGAPQERGDLKARVQALLTELG; from the coding sequence ATGACCCAAACGGCTCCGCAAGACCCCCAGGTGCTCGTGCCCCTGACCACGCCCGAAGAGGTGGACCAGTTTCTCCAGGACTACCCGCTGGCGGCCGTGTTCAAGGCCGGCACCTGCCACAAGACCATGCAGGGCTTCGGCGTCCTGGAGACCTTCCTCCAGAACCACGAACTTCCGGTAGGCTTCATCCGCGTGGTGGACTGGCGCCCGGCGAGCAACCATGTGGCGCAGCGCACCGGCATCACGCACCAGAGCCCGCAGTTCATCCTGTTCCGTGAAGGCGAGCCCCAGTTCGAGGTGAACAACTGGGACATCACCCCCGAGACCCTTTCGCCCGTGTTCGAGTCGCACGTGCCTGCCCGCAGCGGTGAGGGCATGGTCGCCACCGAGGACAATGCCGAGCCGTACCGCCGCCTGATGCACGCCTTCCTTGACGGCCAGCTCAGCGAGTGGGCCTTTCAGGACCAGTACGTGACGATGTTCCGCGACGACGCCAGCCTGCGCAGCCAGCGCGAGTTCGAGCTGCTCTCGCGCCTGTTCGGCGATCCCGACGCCTACCACGGCGGCCTGCACCAGCTCGGCGCGCCCCAGGAACGCGGCGACCTCAAGGCCCGTGTCCAGGCGCTCCTGACCGAACTCGGCTGA
- a CDS encoding bifunctional 3-deoxy-7-phosphoheptulonate synthase/chorismate mutase, giving the protein MSQAPRTIDDLRAEVDHINRDLLKLLSRRGEVVAQIGHAKTQEGRPNHYDPAREDQQLKELEALNAGPFTGAAVKAIFKEIFKASLALEESNDKKQLLVSRKVKSEDTVLDIDGVRIGGGEPPIIVAGPCSIESEEQMEQTARFLAAKGVKILRGGAYKPRTSPYGFQGMGVDGLIVGGRAARDNGMLFVTEVMDTRDVEVVAEHADILQVGARNMHNFALLREVGRARRPVLLKRGLAATIEEWLYAAEYILSEGNNEVILCERGIRTYEKWTRNTLDLSAVALAKQETHLPVIVDVTHAAGRRDLLIPLAKAAIAVGADGIHVEVHPNPATALSDNEQQLDFAGYDKFSDALSSMLKLPVTA; this is encoded by the coding sequence ATGAGTCAAGCTCCCCGTACTATTGACGACCTGCGCGCCGAGGTCGATCACATTAACCGTGATCTTCTGAAACTGCTGTCCAGGCGCGGCGAAGTGGTGGCCCAGATCGGCCACGCCAAGACCCAGGAAGGCCGGCCCAACCACTACGACCCCGCCCGCGAGGACCAGCAGCTCAAGGAGCTCGAAGCCCTGAACGCCGGGCCGTTCACGGGCGCGGCCGTCAAGGCGATCTTCAAGGAGATCTTCAAGGCCAGCCTGGCGCTCGAAGAGAGCAACGACAAAAAGCAGCTTCTGGTGTCGCGCAAGGTCAAGAGCGAAGACACCGTGCTTGACATTGACGGCGTGCGCATCGGCGGCGGCGAGCCCCCGATCATCGTGGCCGGGCCGTGCAGCATCGAGTCCGAGGAACAGATGGAGCAGACCGCGCGTTTCCTGGCCGCCAAGGGCGTCAAGATCCTGCGCGGCGGGGCCTACAAGCCGCGCACCAGCCCCTACGGATTCCAGGGCATGGGTGTGGACGGCCTGATCGTGGGTGGCCGCGCCGCGCGCGACAACGGCATGCTGTTCGTGACCGAAGTCATGGATACCCGCGACGTGGAAGTCGTGGCCGAGCACGCCGACATCCTGCAGGTGGGGGCTCGCAACATGCACAACTTCGCCCTGCTGCGCGAGGTGGGCCGTGCCCGGCGCCCGGTGCTGCTCAAGCGCGGTCTCGCGGCCACCATCGAGGAGTGGCTGTACGCCGCCGAATACATCCTCTCGGAAGGCAACAACGAAGTGATCCTGTGCGAGCGCGGCATCCGCACCTACGAGAAGTGGACCCGCAACACGCTCGACCTCTCGGCCGTGGCCCTCGCCAAGCAGGAAACCCACCTGCCGGTGATCGTGGACGTGACCCACGCCGCCGGCCGCCGCGACCTTCTCATTCCGCTCGCCAAGGCCGCCATCGCGGTCGGCGCCGACGGCATCCACGTCGAGGTGCACCCCAACCCCGCCACGGCCCTGTCGGACAATGAGCAGCAGCTCGACTTCGCCGGCTACGACAAGTTCTCCGACGCCCTGAGCAGCATGCTCAAGCTGCCCGTCACCGCCTGA
- a CDS encoding globin — MTAPLSLGQGSLYDRVGPDALGALVRRFYGHVARDPLLAPIFPADLSLTAEKQFAFLSGFLGGPALYHERFGHPRLRARHLPFPITTERAAAWLACMNAALRESPEIAQDDARELYAALARVAVHMVNTPAETV; from the coding sequence ATGACCGCTCCCCTTTCCCTCGGCCAGGGCAGCCTGTACGACCGCGTCGGCCCGGACGCGCTGGGCGCCCTCGTGCGGCGTTTCTACGGTCACGTCGCCCGCGACCCCCTGCTTGCCCCCATCTTTCCGGCCGACCTGAGCCTGACGGCCGAAAAACAGTTCGCCTTCCTGAGCGGGTTTCTGGGCGGGCCGGCGCTGTACCACGAGCGGTTCGGGCACCCGAGGCTGCGCGCGCGGCATCTGCCTTTTCCCATCACCACTGAGCGCGCGGCCGCGTGGCTGGCCTGTATGAACGCCGCCCTGCGCGAGTCGCCCGAGATCGCCCAGGACGACGCCCGCGAGCTGTACGCTGCCCTGGCGAGGGTGGCCGTTCATATGGTGAATACACCGGCCGAGACGGTCTAG
- a CDS encoding peroxidase-related enzyme (This protein belongs to a clade of uncharacterized proteins related to peroxidases such as the alkylhydroperoxidase AhpD.), with product MTHNPDEARLSFLPLATEDTAPEAVRRLWSKAQTNLGFVPNVFRAQSLNGEQFLAWWSYFNLLLNKEGFLTVAERELLAVVVSSLNRCVYCAVSHGAALREASGDAGLADQVAVNWRQAALSPREQALCAYAEKLTLAPAEMTEADLAPLRAQGLNDAQILELVQVIGMFNMTNRVSSALGFVPNAEYHSLGR from the coding sequence ATGACCCACAATCCGGACGAGGCCCGCCTCTCCTTCCTGCCTCTGGCGACCGAAGACACGGCTCCCGAGGCCGTGCGCAGGCTGTGGAGCAAGGCGCAGACCAATCTGGGCTTCGTGCCCAACGTGTTCCGGGCGCAGTCGCTCAACGGCGAGCAGTTCCTGGCCTGGTGGAGCTATTTCAATCTGCTCCTCAACAAGGAGGGGTTTCTGACGGTGGCCGAGCGTGAGCTGCTCGCTGTGGTCGTCAGTTCGCTCAACCGCTGCGTGTACTGCGCGGTGAGCCACGGAGCGGCGCTGCGGGAGGCCAGCGGCGATGCCGGGCTGGCCGACCAGGTCGCGGTGAACTGGCGGCAGGCGGCGCTCTCGCCGCGCGAGCAGGCCCTGTGCGCCTACGCCGAGAAACTGACGCTGGCCCCCGCCGAGATGACCGAGGCGGACCTCGCGCCCCTGCGGGCCCAGGGCCTAAACGATGCCCAGATTCTGGAACTCGTGCAGGTGATTGGCATGTTCAACATGACCAATCGCGTGAGCAGCGCTCTGGGCTTCGTGCCGAATGCCGAGTACCATTCGCTGGGGCGCTGA